Below is a genomic region from Lineus longissimus chromosome 4, tnLinLong1.2, whole genome shotgun sequence.
GCAAAATCTCAACGCACATATCACATGGGAGTGTGAATTGGGTTGTGTTGTTGTTTCAGATGGCACTCTCTGTTACATGAGGAGGGACATATTTATGGAAACATCTTTCAGGTGTCGTTTCTAGTCATTTGAACCTTGGCCTTCATGTCATGTAGGACTCGAGTGTGGGCCAGAGAGGGACTCTGGGGTCTCAAGAAGGTACAGCTAAAGCCGTATGAAGTTGAGCTTACCTGGCAGTATCCAACCACAGGATTGTGACAACTGTAGGCCTGTAGGATTCTCCGTAACCTGGGTATACCTTCTCCTTGGAGACTCTCGTAATGTTTGTTATTGGGCAAGGTCCTCAACAAGTCAAGCTCAATCTGAAAATATGTTGataatgtctgaaaatgttcaACACTGCCGTGGCCCAAATCACATGCTGACAAGACATAACCTAATCTGCCCCTAAAATATCAGTTGCAGTTCTACACTTCTTAGTTTCGAGGGGAAGGTCTTGGCTAATACATAATCACTATGAACTGGCCATCCTTGACATCCGTGACACAACAATTAAGAAAGACAGAATGGAAAGAGTGATATGGAGACTATCATTGACTCAGAGTTCCATTGAGTCTCAAGTAATATGAGAATGTTACCTGTTTGGCAGCAGGATTGTACCTCTTGATTCCTCCTTTCGTCGACAGGAGATCACAGTAGTAAGATGGGCCAACAATCTCCCGCATCTTACCGACTCTGAAGTTTATcacgctgaaacagacaacAGAAACTTTAGACTAGAAAGGCTTTTAGAACCAATATGTCAAAATGCAGCTGTTTCCCACCAGGCACTTGCACAACCTAGGCACCCAGTACACCGAATCGCAAGGCAATCAAAGTAGAGCAACTTGTACTAGGTTAAGTACGATGTATCTGTATTGGGTATCAAACTCACAATGTATGGATTATCAGCACCAGACACCTTTTGCCACCAGACCACATTGCCAATTTTGAATAATAATCAAATTATTGCTGTACTTACGCCTTCCACACCTTCTCCTTCATGTCATAAGGTATTCCCTGTCGTATCAGAATCTTCAAGTCAACGCACGGCTGCAGCTCTCGTGTCCCTAGGTTGACGAAGTAGTTCTCCCACTTCACTCTCAGGGATGTCAGGTAATCACTGCCCTGGATTAGAGAGAGGGATCGTTCAAAGATTTCATAAAGAAGGTTTAACCTTTAGGTCTCAAATAAGAAGGCACAGAGAGAGTAGGGTTGTCAATATAACTATGGGGATGTAAACTTGTTTTAATTCTGAGAGGCAGTTAAAAAACCTTGCATCTTGATAGACCCATCGTACATTAGCAGAGCAAGATATAGCAAGACAGATGGTCCCCGGCCGTTCAACTTCCTTCGTGCTATCGTGAGAGAAAGCTACCTGTATTGTGCTTGTGATATCCTCAGAATCCTTCTGGAGTCTCCTTGCCCTGGCAACTAGATGGTTTTCCTCCTCGTCCAACAATGCTGTCTtacaaaagccatacttgtcGTACTCGAAGTTACTGAAATGACAAAGAGAAGTATGACGAATTCTGCTTTAAATGCTTCAAACAGAAGGCAAAATACCTCATTAGGGGAAAGAGGCAACCTCTGACAGCCTTCGGAAATACAACCTGGCATGGTCACAGGCCCCCCTTactgaaaaaaaataattatgGTATGGCAATGTGCTATTGATTCCATGCAAAGATGAGTATGGTGACCCCCATATGTGCTCAGGTCATGTCTGAATTTGTTAGGTTGGATTTTGCCAATACTCACCTACGACTGGAGTCTTCCAAACCATCAGCTTTTGTGTGTACGTCACTCTCCATGGCATCTTCAAGTAATCGTGTCACAAGCTCCTCAGACTGATTCTCACTGCCCTCTGAAAGACACAAGATCAAACACGCACTTGAACATGAGACTTCACTCACAGGCCTATGACTTTCTGGTCCCACACAAAAATCTGAGGGTAGAATATCAAGATACACAGATGCGTTTTTCGAGCTGCTGAAACTCCTGTAAAAAGAACAAAGCTGAGAGAGATTATAGGCAAGGCTGTAGGGGCTCCCTAGTTCTGATTATGGGTGTTCTTTTTCAGTGGTTTGTTGGTTACTGCAGAAGTTGTTTATTGTTGGCTGTATTGACAGAACCTGGCAGTTGAGCAGAACAGGCCGAGTGCGCCTCTCCCCTGGATCCATTTCTGAGAAGAGGAAAAGATAAACAGAGAGAACCATCACCTAAGTTTCATATCAGAAGAGGAAGAATGAAAGACCTCAACCTTAAATTGTATTTTGCACTTACGAACAAAACATTCCTCATTCCTCATTCCAGTCGTATCTGTCGTTGACGGCTGCCGTGTGTCCAGTTCGATTAACCCCTCCTCCTCAAAGCTGGACTGAATCCGCCTAACAGCAGACCGAATCTGATTCTGCACATCCTCAACAGATTTGCTTATGTCGTCCATCTGCTCTGAGGCAAATTTACGCAGGAATGAGACTTTACGACCAACGACTGGGTTCCTCTCCAACTCATCTATTGTGGGAGTCCAAGTTTCCGCGGAGGCCGTGAAAGACTGATCAGAGTGCGATCTAGCCCTGTACACTCGGTCGTGGGTATGAGTAAAGGTCTGTGCCCGCTTCAGGGGCCTTTTCCCAGGCGTTTCTTTGTCAGCTCTTGAGAATGATTGGAAGAACCTCAAAACAGACCGCTTTGGTGTAGGGTCTGGGGACGAGGTATTACTTCCACTGGCAGACTCGTAACTCTTGTGCGCCGGTGACACTGACTTTGTGCTCAGGACTAGTTTCGGTTTCAATGACATGTTAGGTACGCTGAATGTTTTGTGCAATGATTTGGGTTTTGGATCCAACAAGCAATCGTAAGATGCTCTCCTATCTAATGTCTTGTAAACTAACCCATGACTGCCATCATTGCACTCCTGATTGGAAGTCTGTTGGTCAGACGGCCATCTTGACCGCCGCATAGCATGGTTACGACGGATAGAACGACACGAATCTTGCTGCCTATGAAACGAATGTTTCGGCAAGTCTGAATCCAGAATATTATCAAAACTCCCATGGTAATCCTTTCTCCTCATATTCGGAGTATGATCTGGAATTAAGTCATCATTTTCTGCTTCCAGTACGCGATCCCTCCTGGCCCGTAGTTCTGGTGATACGGCAGTGCCATCTACAACCATCTCCAAAGATTCACACCGTTTCTGCAAATCTCGCGACACAGTTACATTAATATTGTGTTGTTTCCGCCTTGGTTGAGGAGTCAGCCTCTCATTGACATTTCTCCAGCGATCCCGTGCGAGATCTGAGCCATCGATATCCTTTAACTTTAAGAATGCAGACTTCCTACTTAACTTCTCCAGAACTAAATCAGTTTGCGACTCCGTCAGATCACCAAAAACACTATCCTTTATTTCAGAGGCTGGGCGGTTCTTCTGGGTATATTGACGACGATGCTTTTTCCGCTGCCGATGCAAATCTACTGGTAACTCAGACAATGGGTAACTTCCCCTACGATTGACAACTTGAAGTTCATATTCATTGACCGGGGATTTTCCTTCCAAACCATCTGTCTTATTAACGGTATTAGTTTTACTATCCGTTTTCCTAGATTTACGAACGTCTCTGTTTACAGACTTATCAGCTTTTACTGCAGAGTCCGATCGATACTTTTGCAAATAACGACAAATGTCGTGTGTCTTGTTCTGGCAAAAGTCCACTGAATCATTCTTCTCACCACCCTTTTTAGGCCAGAACAATTCTGCCAATTTGCTGACACCAGACAACTCAATTTTGCTCTGACGGAGGTCTTCAATCATGTCATTATTCGACATGCAGAAAGTCCTAGACCTATTCAAATTCAGCCTCTCTGACCGTGAAATCTGGCTCTCTTTTCGCATACCAGACTTCGAGATTTTATCAGTGACAAAGTGACCCGCCTCAGATTTTGTGCGAGCAAGGCTTCTCTTCCTATCTGAAGGAACTGACCTCAACTCAATCACTTCTAGTTCCTCATCAGAAGCATCCTCAAAATCCTTGGATTTTAGTATCCAATTGTCCTTCACTGGTTCACTACCTCCAGTATTTAGGCTATCCACCTCTACATCCTCAGCCACGTCAGACCTTGTGACTGCCTGTGAAAATGCCCGCAAATGATGTTCTGTCATGAAATTCTTAGGATCTTTCAGCAACTTTCGTTTTCCTTGAACATCTCTTCCCAGATCCATTACTCCAGGTTCCCCTTCAGCCTTTGCATGAGAAAATGTCTTGCCAGACACAACGTCATAACCAGTCAGTTTCTTCCTCCTTTCATGACTTGGCTTAGTATATTCATCAGCATTTATACGTCtcacatcatattcatcatctgACAGAATATCACGACCATCAACAGAGTTCCACGCATCTACTTTCCTCCCTTCCCGCCCACTATCAAGTCTGCTTTTCCCCACCTTCGGCACACTGGAGGGTTCACAAAAGTAGCTTACAGGTGCGTAGCGACTGTTTTGTAAATCACATGAATCATCAAGAACATTGTCCAAGCTATGACTCCTATAGCGGCCCTGAAGCTTTGGCCTTGAAGATCTTCCTTTCTCCCATTCCTTTTCCCTGTCATTCATACTATCATTGTCAGCCCTAGTGTTACATAATGTCGTCACAA
It encodes:
- the LOC135485851 gene encoding uncharacterized protein LOC135485851 isoform X1; this encodes MVDHSSLVLWNSGAKPCIQERQGERSRNGSDRTESKVATCVLSSEPDSDTADSEDSNLDNQTYVSTTTDGFHGDEESLATFTNDCSAQKRQDIAEVSHKVADMPNLFRNRIFSSTTCDSSDLSPRKIFSSTSDSSDILANGSLSDDNDEAGHAQISNVQDEIFEPVVTNSSPKLSGSKSVPAKSQSDIVNESKSPKSMKTLKRNSLIFYGHDLDCSADLRKTSQIPRASILRQNSRSEYDPSHNRGKVAESSNGSQKNVSTSVTDSNVNGRNDFQDNAKYDTDIFRGKIQDILDAKAVQDTYPVENGVKGDVSGRSPSRGRRKPLEQILDQISPNHNHKAQTMSCDMNMGTGPSKMHTSRRTGLFNGEVFLSTHHRNSSGKKASEEVQCSIGMPRRTDKPQRDGISLIPKLDLNMKTMPCALSSQSFKGNMFPAEFSRKESRVPRLNGSHSMRLNSQTIFPNSRCDKKELRGRSSSVVVTTLCNTRADNDSMNDREKEWEKGRSSRPKLQGRYRSHSLDNVLDDSCDLQNSRYAPVSYFCEPSSVPKVGKSRLDSGREGRKVDAWNSVDGRDILSDDEYDVRRINADEYTKPSHERRKKLTGYDVVSGKTFSHAKAEGEPGVMDLGRDVQGKRKLLKDPKNFMTEHHLRAFSQAVTRSDVAEDVEVDSLNTGGSEPVKDNWILKSKDFEDASDEELEVIELRSVPSDRKRSLARTKSEAGHFVTDKISKSGMRKESQISRSERLNLNRSRTFCMSNNDMIEDLRQSKIELSGVSKLAELFWPKKGGEKNDSVDFCQNKTHDICRYLQKYRSDSAVKADKSVNRDVRKSRKTDSKTNTVNKTDGLEGKSPVNEYELQVVNRRGSYPLSELPVDLHRQRKKHRRQYTQKNRPASEIKDSVFGDLTESQTDLVLEKLSRKSAFLKLKDIDGSDLARDRWRNVNERLTPQPRRKQHNINVTVSRDLQKRCESLEMVVDGTAVSPELRARRDRVLEAENDDLIPDHTPNMRRKDYHGSFDNILDSDLPKHSFHRQQDSCRSIRRNHAMRRSRWPSDQQTSNQECNDGSHGLVYKTLDRRASYDCLLDPKPKSLHKTFSVPNMSLKPKLVLSTKSVSPAHKSYESASGSNTSSPDPTPKRSVLRFFQSFSRADKETPGKRPLKRAQTFTHTHDRVYRARSHSDQSFTASAETWTPTIDELERNPVVGRKVSFLRKFASEQMDDISKSVEDVQNQIRSAVRRIQSSFEEEGLIELDTRQPSTTDTTGMRNEECFVQGSENQSEELVTRLLEDAMESDVHTKADGLEDSSRSNFEYDKYGFCKTALLDEEENHLVARARRLQKDSEDITSTIQGSDYLTSLRVKWENYFVNLGTRELQPCVDLKILIRQGIPYDMKEKVWKAVINFRVGKMREIVGPSYYCDLLSTKGGIKRYNPAAKQIELDLLRTLPNNKHYESLQGEGIPRLRRILQAYSCHNPVVGYCQGLNRLVAIALLFLNEEDAFWCLVCIVDFIMPQDYYSKTLIASQADQRVLKDLISEKLPRFYAHLDSYEVDMSLFTFNWFLTVFVDNIPVETFLRIWDDFLYEGTKVLFRFAIAFFKYAEEDILALKDHMAIHKYLRVLGETMLDCRRLSQIAFHDLNPFPMKSINTKRSYYLLQVKHELEELDAIREDFKNREIPSDRREFWSDDDLD
- the LOC135485851 gene encoding uncharacterized protein LOC135485851 isoform X2: MVDHSSLVLWNSGAKPCIQERQGERSRNGSDRTESKVATCVLSSEPDSDTADSEDSNLDNQTYVSTTTDGFHGDEESLATFTNDCSAQKRQDIAEVSHKVADMPNLFRNRIFSSTTCDSSDLSPRKIFSSTSDSSDILANGSLSDDNDEAGHAQISNVQDEIFEPVVTNSSPKLSGSKSVPAKSQSDIVNESKSPKSMKTLKRNSLIFYGHDLDCSADLRKTSQIPRASILRQNSRSEYDPSHNRGKVAESSNGSQKNVSTSVTDSNVNGRNDFQDNAKYDTDIFRGKIQDILDAKAVQDTYPVENGVKGDVSGRSPSRGRRKPLEQILDQISPNHNHKAQTMSCDMNMGTGPSKMHTSRRTGLFNGEVFLSTHHRNSSGKKASEEVQCSIGMPRRTDKPQRDGISLIPKLDLNMKTMPCALSSQSFKGNMFPAEFSRKESRVPRLNGSHSMRLNSQTIFPNSRCDKKELRGRSSSVVVTTLCNTRADNDSMNDREKEWEKGRSSRPKLQGRYRSHSLDNVLDDSCDLQNSRYAPVSYFCEPSSVPKVGKSRLDSGREGRKVDAWNSVDGRDILSDDEYDVRRINADEYTKPSHERRKKLTGYDVVSGKTFSHAKAEGEPGVMDLGRDVQGKRKLLKDPKNFMTEHHLRAFSQAVTRSDVAEDVEVDSLNTGGSEPVKDNWILKSKDFEDASDEELEVIELRSVPSDRKRSLARTKSEAGHFVTDKISKSGMRKESQISRSERLNLNRSRTFCMSNNDMIEDLRQSKIELSGVSKLAELFWPKKGGEKNDSVDFCQNKTHDICRYLQKYRSDSAVKADKSVNRDVRKSRKTDSKTNTVNKTDGLEGKSPVNEYELQVVNRRGSYPLSELPVDLHRQRKKHRRQYTQKNRPASEIKDSVFGDLTESQTDLVLEKLSRKSAFLKLKDIDGSDLARDRWRNVNERLTPQPRRKQHNINVTVSRDLQKRCESLEMVVDGTAVSPELRARRDRVLEAENDDLIPDHTPNMRRKDYHGSFDNILDSDLPKHSFHRQQDSCRSIRRNHAMRRSRWPSDQQTSNQECNDGSHGLVYKTLDRRASYDCLLDPKPKSLHKTFSVPNMSLKPKLVLSTKSVSPAHKSYESASGSNTSSPDPTPKRSVLRFFQSFSRADKETPGKRPLKRAQTFTHTHDRVYRARSHSDQSFTASAETWTPTIDELERNPVVGRKVSFLRKFASEQMDDISKSVEDVQNQIRSAVRRIQSSFEEEGLIELDTRQPSTTDTTGMRNEECFVQGSENQSEELVTRLLEDAMESDVHTKADGLEDSSRSNFEYDKYGFCKTALLDEEENHLVARARRLQKDSEDITSTIQGSDYLTSLRVKWENYFVNLGTRELQPCVDLKILIRQGIPYDMKEKVWKAVINFRVGKMREIVGPSYYCDLLSTKGGIKRYNPAAKQIELDLLRTLPNNKHYESLQGEGIPRLRRILQAYSCHNPVVGYCQGLNRLVAIALLFLNEEDAFWCLVCIVDFIMPQDYYSKTLIASQADQRVLKDLISEKLPRFYAHLDSYEVDMSLFTFNWFLTVFVDNIPVETFLRIWDDFLYEGTKVLFRFAIAFFKYAEEDILALKDHMAIHKYLRVLGETMLDCRRLSQIAFHDLNPFPMKSINTKRSYYLLQVKKPRK